One part of the Podarcis muralis chromosome 3, rPodMur119.hap1.1, whole genome shotgun sequence genome encodes these proteins:
- the TNFAIP3 gene encoding tumor necrosis factor alpha-induced protein 3, with product MAGSQIIPQALYLSNMLKAVKIRERMPEDLVKCTSGIIQHFKTMHRYTIEMFRMCQFCLQFQEILQKALIDQATQTSLERQKKLNWCREVKKLVPLKTNGDGNCLMHAASQYMWGVQDVDLVLRKTLFSALREVDTRNFKLRWQRETLKSQEFVATGLCYDTRNWEDEWENLIKMASAETSVAHRGLQYNSLEEIHIFVLVNILRRPIIVVADKMLRSLQSGSSFSPLNVGGIYLPLHWPAEECYRYPIILAYDSMHFTPLVVLKESGPEIRAVPLVSCERGRFEDLKVHFLTDSEEREKEKLLRDYLMVIEIPVQGWDSGTTHLINAAKLDEGNLPKEINLVEDYFQLVQHEYKKWQENARPAGREPGQRNQVELNLPQLSLVEAKCETPNCPFYMSVSTQPYCHECFEQKQQGSKARRQNFRMGSEKPRTSKSSSPKSEHREPAARASEELVSGPRSAPPTAPSLFLYSETTAMKCRTPGCPFTLNVQYNGLCERCYNNTAELSPCNSPGEQRPPDQVTCMFCLKGANRTFNGMCSSCFKRTRDQLSSASSSGVAPSGHQRSTSDPTHLSQSLLQQACHTASSSSAAELPPPHPPPQRPEEWKKGSRKCRKPGCSFFGTPQNEGFCTLCYFEYQENKDTSVPHHRRSQRTSPASGHSGASAAVYQNTVSCLGRECGTIGSTMLEGYCQKCFIKAQSKRLHEARRTEDQLVRQSERTGQHRDLRQTFPSSQKHKCATASCRNNLASRNGELCPECLHIGQQAQLGGPRGDPPAAELPKERCRAPACDHYGNNKCNGYCNECFQFKQIYG from the exons ATGGCTGGCTCGCAAATCATTCCTCAAGCTTTATACTTGAGCAACATGCTGAAAGCTGTGAAGATAAGGGAGAGAATGCCCGAAGACCTTGTCAAGTGCACCAGTGGAATAATCCAGCATTTTAAGACTATGCATAGATACACCATAGAGATGTTCagaatgtgtcaattttgcctACAGTTCCAGGAGATTCTTCAAAAGGCCCTTATTGACCAAGCAACTCAAACCTCACTAGAACGTCAGAAGAAACTGAACTGGTGTCGAGAAGTTAAAAAACTTGTGCCCCTGAAGACAAATG GGGATGGGAATTGCCTGATGCATGCTGCATCCCAGTACATGTGGGGCGTCCAAGATGTCGACCTAGTCCTGAGAAAAACGTTGTTTAGTGCCCTCAGGGAAGTGGACACGCGCAACTTTAAACTGCGCTGGCAACGAGAAACACTGAAATCGCAGGAATTTGTGGCAACAGGACTCTGCTATGACACCAGG AATTGGGAGGACGAATGGGAGAACCTCATCAAAATGGCATCTGCAGAAACATCAGTCGCCCACAGAGGCCTTCAGTATAACTCATTGGAAGAAATCCACATATTTGTCCTTGTTAACATCCTACGGCGCCCAATCATAGTTGTCGCAG ATAAAATGCTTAGAAGCTTGCAGTCAGGTTCAAGCTTCTCCCCTTTGAATGTTGGCGGAATTTACTTGCCTCTCCACTGGCCAGCAGAAGAGTGTTATCGATACCCCATCATCCTGGCCTATGACAGTATGCATTTCACCCCTCTGGTTGTTCTGAAAGAGAGTGGCCCAG AGATCCGGGCAGTCCCATTGGTCAGCTGTGAAAGAGGCAGGTTTGAAGATTTGAAGGTGCACTTTCTAACAGATTctgaagaaagggagaaagaaaagctGCTAAGAGATTACCTGATGGTGATAGAAATTCCCGTGCAAGGCTGGGATTCTGGGACAACACATCTCATTAACGCTGCAAA GTTGGATGAAGGAAACTTGCCCAAAGAGATTAACCTAGTGGAAGATTACTTCCAGTTGGTGCAGCACGAATACAAGAAGTGGCAAGAAAATGCTCGGCCCGCTGGGAGGGAACCGGGTCAGAGGAACCAGGTGGAGCTGAACTTGCCCCAGCTGTCGCTCGTGGAGGCAAAATGCGAGACTCCCAACTGCCCTTTCTACATGTCTGTGAGCACTCAGCCTTACTGCCATGAGTGCTTTGAGCAGAAGCAGCAAGGGAGCAAGGCGAGGAGGCAGAACTTCCGGATGGGGTCTGAGAAGCCCCGGACAAGTAAATCCAGCTCACCTAAGAGCGAACACCGCGAGCCTGCTGCACGGGCATCTGAAGAACTAGTGTCAGGGCCTCGCTCTGCACCCCCCACAGCCCCCAGCCTTTTTCTGTACAGCGAAACCACTGCCATGAAGTGCAGGACCCCCGGCTGCCCTTTCACCCTGAACGTGCAATACAACGGGCTCTGCGAACGCTGCTACAACAACACTGCAGAGCTCAGCCCTTGCAACAGCCCAGGCGAGCAGAGGCCGCCAGACCAGGTGACCTGCATGTTCTGCCTCAAGGGCGCCAATAGGACCTTTAATGGCATGTGCAGCTCTTGCTTCAAAAGGACTAGAGACCAGTTGTCAAGTGCCAGCAGCTCAGGTGTCGCACCTTCGGGCCATCAGAGGTCCACATcggaccccacccatctgtcacaGAGCCTCCTTCAGCAGGCCTGCCATacggcaagcagcagcagcgcagcagagCTGCCACCACCGCACCCGCCGCCCCAGAGACCAGAAGAGTGGAAGAAGGGAAGCAGGAAGTGCAGGAAGCCCGGCTGCAGCTTTTTCGGGACTCCTCAAAACGAAGGCTTTTGCACACTGTGCTATTTTGAGTACCAGGAAAACAAAG ATACTTCGGTGCCCCATCACAGAAGGTCTCAGCGGACTTCTCCTGCCTCAGGGCACTCGGGAGCCTCAGCTGCCGTGTACCAGAACACCGTTTCCTGCCTGGGTCGAGAGTGTGGCACAATCGGGAGCACGATGCTCGAGGGCTACTGCCAGAAATGCTTTATAAAAGCACAGAGCAAGAGGCTGCATGAAGCCAGAAGAACCGAAGACCAGCTAGTGAGACAATCAGAG CGAACAGGACAACACAGAGATTTACGCCAGACATTCCCAAGCTCTCAGAAGCACAAGTGTGCCACAGCTTCTTGTAGGAACAACTTAGCTTCCAGGAACGGGGAACTGTGTCCGGAGTGCCTACACATTGGTCAGCAGGCCCAGTTGGGGGGACCTCGGGGGGACCCTCCAGCAGCTGAGCTCCCCAAGGAGCGCTGCCGAGCCCCTGCCTGCGACCACTATGGCAATAACAAGTGCAATGGCTACTGCAACGAGTGCTTCCAGTTCAAGCAGATCTATGGCTAG